A genomic region of Mesorhizobium sp. NZP2077 contains the following coding sequences:
- the ald gene encoding alanine dehydrogenase, which produces MRVGCPKEIKNHEYRVGLTPGAVREYVAHGHEVLVETGAGAGIGADDNAYRAAGATIAKTAADVFAKSDMIVKVKEPQPNEWVQLRDGQILYTYLHLAPDPEQTKGLLASGVTAIAYETVTDDRGGLPLLAPMSEVAGRLSIQAGATALQKANGGRGVLLGGVPGVLPGKVTVLGGGVVGLHAARMAAGLGADVTIIDRSIPRLRQLDDLFAGRVHTRYSTVEALEEECFSADIVVGAVLIPGAAAPKLVTREMLSGMKKGSVLVDVAIDQGGCFETSHATTHAEPTYEVDGVIHYCVANMPGAVPVTSAHALNNATLHYGLQLADKGLKALVDDHHLRNGLNVHKGKITNRAVAEALGYELVEPKAVLAA; this is translated from the coding sequence ATGCGCGTCGGTTGCCCCAAGGAAATCAAGAACCACGAATATCGTGTCGGCCTCACGCCAGGCGCGGTCCGCGAATACGTCGCGCACGGCCACGAAGTGCTGGTCGAGACCGGCGCCGGCGCCGGCATCGGCGCCGATGACAACGCCTATCGCGCCGCCGGCGCTACCATCGCCAAGACCGCCGCCGACGTGTTCGCCAAGTCGGACATGATCGTCAAGGTCAAGGAGCCGCAGCCCAATGAGTGGGTGCAGCTGCGTGACGGCCAGATCCTGTACACCTATCTTCACCTGGCTCCGGATCCGGAGCAGACCAAGGGCCTGCTCGCTTCGGGCGTGACCGCGATCGCCTACGAGACCGTAACCGACGACCGTGGCGGCCTGCCGCTGCTCGCGCCGATGTCGGAAGTCGCCGGCCGCCTGTCGATCCAGGCCGGCGCCACGGCGCTGCAGAAGGCCAATGGCGGCCGTGGCGTGCTGCTGGGCGGCGTGCCCGGCGTGCTGCCCGGCAAGGTCACCGTGCTCGGCGGCGGTGTCGTCGGCCTGCATGCGGCTCGCATGGCCGCCGGTCTCGGCGCCGACGTCACCATCATCGACCGCTCGATCCCGCGTCTGCGCCAGCTCGACGACCTGTTCGCCGGCCGCGTCCACACCCGCTACTCGACCGTCGAGGCGCTCGAGGAAGAATGCTTCTCGGCCGACATCGTCGTCGGCGCGGTGCTGATCCCGGGAGCCGCAGCACCTAAGCTCGTCACCCGCGAAATGCTCTCCGGCATGAAGAAGGGCTCGGTGCTGGTCGACGTCGCCATCGACCAGGGCGGTTGCTTCGAGACCTCGCATGCGACGACTCACGCCGAGCCAACCTACGAAGTCGACGGCGTCATCCACTATTGCGTCGCCAACATGCCAGGCGCCGTGCCGGTCACCTCGGCCCATGCCCTCAACAACGCAACGCTCCACTACGGCCTGCAGCTCGCCGACAAGGGCCTGAAGGCGCTGGTCGACGACCATCATTTGCGCAACGGTCTCAATGTCCATAAGGGCAAGATCACCAACCGGGCGGTCGCCGAAGCACTCGGCTACGAGCTGGTCGAGCCGAAAGCTGTTCTGGCCGCTTAA
- a CDS encoding outer membrane beta-barrel protein, translating into MSVRVSAKSFLLGAVSAVALLSAAHAADVVQPVEASGFNWSGLYVGFGVGAGANVHKLSSDFIPISLNGIGGEGVYGELTAGYDYMVSPRFLLGGLLDVHVGDIKTKIDAAGFNASIQETYGFDAGLRVGYLFTPNTLGYVLGGYSWQKYKLDTNAGFGFDWDQSGYFVGGGIETAINSNWTIKTEYRYTRFGTKGDLLSEAGLIGAPDGLLNLDTSRHTFQIAANYRFGAQNGGGATFEAPAYNWTGFYIGGGLGAGASVHQIEIPPLGGAKFNGLGGEGAFGELNVDYDQDFGSWVAGVMVDARYSGMTSKLDLGGGSINVDTDYGFDVLGRVGMKMNESTLAYALAGYSWQHFDLNASDPIGDILDWGSSGFSVGGGLETAISSNVTVGVEYRYSQFAKKDFSSELGLPDDSITSTSSFHTVRLGAKYKFN; encoded by the coding sequence ATGTCTGTTCGCGTTTCTGCGAAGTCTTTTCTTTTGGGCGCCGTTTCTGCTGTGGCTTTGCTGTCTGCGGCTCATGCGGCTGATGTGGTACAGCCAGTCGAGGCATCCGGTTTCAACTGGAGTGGGCTGTATGTCGGCTTCGGTGTTGGCGCCGGTGCAAATGTTCATAAACTCAGCAGCGACTTTATTCCGATCTCGTTGAACGGAATTGGCGGTGAAGGTGTCTACGGCGAACTGACCGCCGGTTACGACTACATGGTGTCGCCCCGCTTCCTGCTCGGTGGATTGCTGGACGTCCACGTCGGCGATATCAAAACCAAGATCGATGCCGCCGGGTTCAACGCCTCGATCCAGGAGACATACGGTTTCGACGCTGGCCTGCGCGTCGGCTATCTGTTTACCCCGAATACACTGGGCTACGTGCTCGGCGGCTATTCCTGGCAGAAGTACAAACTCGATACCAATGCTGGCTTCGGCTTTGATTGGGACCAGAGCGGCTACTTCGTCGGCGGCGGCATTGAAACGGCCATCAACAGCAACTGGACGATCAAGACCGAGTATCGTTATACGCGCTTCGGCACCAAGGGGGATCTCCTCTCAGAGGCGGGCCTCATCGGTGCGCCGGATGGCCTTCTCAACCTCGATACGTCGCGGCATACATTCCAGATTGCGGCCAACTATCGTTTTGGCGCCCAGAATGGCGGCGGTGCTACTTTTGAAGCCCCTGCGTACAACTGGACCGGCTTCTATATCGGTGGCGGCTTGGGCGCCGGTGCATCCGTTCACCAGATCGAAATCCCGCCCCTCGGCGGCGCCAAGTTCAATGGCCTCGGTGGTGAAGGCGCGTTTGGTGAGCTAAACGTCGATTACGACCAAGACTTCGGCAGCTGGGTTGCAGGCGTCATGGTCGACGCCCGCTACTCCGGCATGACCTCGAAACTGGACCTTGGCGGCGGATCGATCAATGTGGACACCGACTACGGTTTCGACGTGCTCGGCCGCGTCGGCATGAAAATGAACGAATCGACGCTTGCCTACGCATTGGCTGGCTACAGCTGGCAGCATTTCGATCTGAACGCTTCCGACCCGATCGGCGACATCCTCGACTGGGGCTCCAGCGGTTTCTCGGTTGGCGGCGGTCTGGAAACGGCTATATCCAGCAACGTCACCGTCGGTGTCGAGTATCGCTATTCGCAGTTCGCCAAGAAGGATTTCTCGTCGGAGTTGGGGCTGCCTGACGACTCCATTACCTCGACGTCTTCCTTCCATACCGTGCGTCTCGGCGCGAAGTACAAGTTTAACTGA
- a CDS encoding DUF1203 domain-containing protein, translating into MTIQFKALPTESVRALQRGGPDAYGHTPERRISDGDGMPCRHCLRNIAAGDPYLILAYRPFPNLQPYAETGPIFLHAEECERAARSEMLPEILESPDYIVRGYGRDDRIVYGSGGVIPTEAITARAETLFERVDIAYVHVRSARNNCYQCRIERA; encoded by the coding sequence ATGACCATTCAGTTCAAGGCACTTCCCACCGAATCTGTGAGGGCTCTGCAGCGTGGTGGGCCCGATGCTTACGGCCACACGCCCGAGCGGAGGATCTCTGACGGCGACGGCATGCCTTGCCGGCATTGTCTGAGGAACATCGCAGCCGGCGACCCCTATCTCATTCTCGCCTATCGGCCGTTCCCGAACCTGCAGCCCTATGCGGAAACCGGGCCGATCTTCCTGCATGCCGAAGAATGCGAGCGCGCCGCCCGGAGCGAGATGCTTCCCGAGATCCTCGAAAGCCCGGACTACATCGTGCGCGGCTATGGAAGGGATGATCGCATCGTCTATGGCAGCGGCGGAGTCATCCCGACCGAGGCAATTACAGCGCGCGCCGAGACGCTGTTCGAACGCGTCGACATCGCCTACGTGCATGTCCGCTCGGCGCGCAACAACTGCTACCAGTGCCGGATTGAACGGGCCTGA